A region from the Musa acuminata AAA Group cultivar baxijiao chromosome BXJ1-10, Cavendish_Baxijiao_AAA, whole genome shotgun sequence genome encodes:
- the LOC104000857 gene encoding large ribosomal subunit protein eL34 produces MVQRLTYRKRHSYATKSNQTRVVKTPGGRLVYQYTNKRASGPKCPVTGKRIQGIPHLRPAEYKRSRLSRNQRTVNRAYGGVLSGSAVRERIIRAFLVEEQKIVKKVLKIQKAKEKQASKS; encoded by the exons ATGGTGCAGCGATTAACCTACAGGAAAAGGCACAGCTATGCCACCAAGTCGAATCAGACTAGGGTCGTCAAAACCCCAG GTGGGAGGCTTGTGTATCAGTACACGAACAAGCGAGCTAGTGGGCCGAAATGCCCTGTCACTGGCAAGAGGATCCAAGGG ATTCCTCACCTAAGACCAGCTGAGTATAAGAGATCTAGATTGTCCCGTAACCAGAGGACTGTGAACCGTGCTTATGGTGGGGTGTTATCTGGAAGCGCCGTCAGGGAAAG GATCATTCGGGCATTCTTGGTCGAAGAACAGAAGATTGTCAAAAAGGTTTTGAAGATCCAGAAGGCCAAAGAGAAGCAAGCCTCAAAGAGCTAA
- the LOC104000856 gene encoding peroxidase P7, producing the protein MASFPGGFLAVAILSLLASAARAQLSPAFYATTCPNLETIVRSVMAQVVAQDPRMGASMIRLFFHDCFVNGCDASVLLDDTPTMAGEKNAMGNMNSLRGYEVVDAIKSRVEAACRATVSCADVVALAARDSVSLLGGPSWTVTLGRRDARVASKDAANANLPPASDNLSSLISKFAAKGLDLRDLTALSGAHTVGVAKCSSFRPHVYSDANVDPGFALFRKRLCPTVGGDANLAPLDPTSPNRFDVSYYRDLMARRALLHSDQELFNGGPADELVRLYSSNGGAFDRDFAAAMVKLGNISPLTGSAGEIRLNCRKAN; encoded by the exons ATGGCTTCCTTCCCCGGTGGTTTCCTCGCGGTCGCCATCCTTTCTCTGCTGGCGAGCGCCGCCCGCGCGCAGCTGTCGCCGGCCTTCTACGCGACGACGTGCCCCAACCTGGAGACCATCGTTCGGTCGGTCATGGCCCAAGTCGTCGCCCAGGATCCTCGGATGGGCGCCTCCATGATTCGCCTCTTCTTCCATGACTGCTTTGTGAAT GGCTGCGATGCATCCGTCCTCCTGGACGACACACCGACGATGGCCGGCGAGAAGAACGCGATGGGGAACATGAACTCCCTCCGCGGCTACGAAGTCGTCGACGCCATTAAATCCAGAGTGGAGGCGGCATGCCGGGCGACGGTGTCCTGCGCCGACGTCGTCGCCCTCGCCGCGAGGGATTCGGTGAGCCTG CTCGGGGGGCCGTCCTGGACGGTGACGCTGGGCCGGCGCGACGCGAGGGTCGCGAGCAAGGACGCCGCCAACGCCAACCTCCCGCCGGCCTCCGACAACCTCAGCAGTCTCATCAGTAAGTTCGCAGCAAAGGGCCTCGACCTGCGGGACCTGACGGCGCTCTCCGGCGCGCACACCGTTGGCGTGGCGAAGTGCAGCAGCTTCCGGCCCCACGTGTACAGCGACGCCAACGTCGACCCCGGGTTCGCCCTGTTCCGGAAGCGGCTCTGCCCGACCGTCGGCGGCGACGCAAACCTGGCGCCACTGGACCCCACCAGCCCGAACCGGTTCGACGTCAGCTACTACCGCGACCTGATGGCCCGAAGGGCGCTGCTGCACTCCGACCAGGAGCTGTTCAACGGCGGGCCAGCGGATGAGCTGGTGCGGCTGTACAGCTCCAACGGCGGGGCTTTCGACAGGGACTTCGCGGCGGCCATGGTGAAGCTGGGCAACATTAGCCCCTTGACGGGGTCCGCCGGGGAGATCAGATTGAATTGCCGGAAGGCGAACTGA
- the LOC135595627 gene encoding mitochondrial dicarboxylate/tricarboxylate transporter DTC-like: MAEGKPKSRQSGVWSTIKPFVNGGASGMLATCVIQPIDMVKVRIQLGQGSAVQVTKNMLANEGFGSFYKGLSAGLLRQATYTTARLGSFRVLTNKAVEANDGKPLPLLQKAAIGLTAGAIGASVGSPADLALIRMQADATLPAAQRRNYKNAFHALYRIIADEGVLALWKGAGPTVVRAMSLNMGMLASYDQSIELFRDSLGFGEVSTVIGASAVSGFFASACSLPFDYVKTQIQKMQPDATGKYPYTGSLDCVMKTLKSGGPFKFYTGFPVYCVRIAPHVMMTWIFLNQIQKAQQAVGL, from the exons ATGGCGGAGGGGAAGCCCAAGAGCCGCCAGTCCGGAGTCTGGAGCACCATCAAGCCCTTTGTCAATGGCGGCGCCTCCGGCATGCTCGCCACCTGCGTCATCCAGCCCATCGATATGGTCAAG GTGAGGATCCAGCTGGGTCAGGGGTCAGCTGTCCAAGTTACGAAGAACATGCTTGCCAACGAAGGATTTGGCTCCTTTTACAAG GGACTATCAGCTGGTTTACTAAGGCAAGCTACTTATACGACTGCACGATTGGGTTCCTTtag GGTGCTGACAAACAAAGCTGTCGAGGCTAATGATGGCAAGCCACTGCCTTTGCTTCAGAAAGCTGCTATTGGTCTTACAGCCGGAGCAATTGGAGCAAGTGTTGGAAGCCCAGCTGATTTAGCACTCATCAGGATGCAAGCTGATGCAACTTTACCTGCAGCACAACGAAGAAACTACAAAAATGCTTTCCATGCACTCTATCGTATCATTGCTGATGAAGGGGTTTTGGCTCTATGGAAAGGTGCAGGTCCTACAGTAGTACGAGCGATGTCGTTAAATATGGGTATGCTTGCATCATATGATCAGAGCATTGAGCTATTCAGGGATTCTCTTGGTTTTGGTGAAGTTAGCACTGTAATTG GGGCAAGTGCTGTTTCAGGGTTCTTTGCATCTGCTTGCAGTTTACCATTTGATTATGTGAAGACACAAATACAGAAGATGCAGCCTGATGCCACTGGGAAGTATCCTTACACTGGTTCTTTGGACTGTGTGATGAAGACCTTAAAGTCTGGCGGGCCTTTCAAATTCTACACCGGATTTCCCGTCTACTGTGTCCGAATTGCTCCACACGTCATG ATGACGTGGATATTCTTGAATCAAATTCAGAAGGCTCAGCAAGCAGTGGGCTTATAG